From the Penicillium oxalicum strain HP7-1 chromosome V, whole genome shotgun sequence genome, one window contains:
- a CDS encoding [Pyruvate dehydrogenase (acetyl-transferring)] kinase gives MWKPSESLMATIRHYASFPATGVSLRQMVQFGDRPSTGTLFRASQFLSEELPIRLAHRVQDLGELPDGLSAMPSIKKVQDWYAQSFEEIITLPRPSLTQEVKDRLLRPGRANGSFQSKILSEATQNPSIREGQYASATTANGSLNGHSKLTAAAATGRRYFFPADGNAEWPPELNDYNQRFSHTLQQIKRRHDSVVTTVAQGILEWKRERQRMQIDPTIQSFLDRFYMSRIGIRMLIGQHIALTEQTHVKHPNYVGIICTKTNVRDIALEAIENARFVCEDYYGLFEAPKVQLVCKDDLNFMYVPGHLSHMLFETLKNSLRAVVEQHGADRDEFPVTKVIVAEGKEDITIKVSDEGGGIPRSSIPLVWTYMYTTVEQTPSLDPDFDKSDFKAPMAGFGYGLPISRLYARYFGGDLKLISMEGYGTDVYLHLNRLSSSSEPLQ, from the exons ATGTGGAAGCCATCAGAGAGTCTGATGGCAACCATCAGGCACTATGCGAGCTTCCCCGCAACTGGGGTGTCGCTGAGGCAGATGGTCCAGTTTGGCGACCGACCCTCAACTG GCACTCTCTTCCGCGCCTCGCAGTTCCTCTCCGAGGAGCTCCCCATCCGGCTCGCGCACCGAGTCCAAGATTTGGGTGAACTTCCCGATGGACTCAGTGCCATGCCCTCCATTAAGAAAGTCCAGGATTGGTATGCCCAATCATTCGAG GAAATCATCACACTTCCCCGACCATCGCTCACGCAAGAAGTCAAAGATCGTCTCTTGCGTCCCGGTCGCGCCAATGGTTCCTTCCAATCCAAAATTCTCTCGGAGGCCACCCAAAACCCTAGTATTCGGGAGGGCCAATACGCCTCGGCCACAACAGCCAATGGCTCCCTAAACGGCCACAGTAAATTGACTGCCGCAGCCGCCACTGGCCGGCGATATTTCTTCCCGGCAGATGGAAATGCGGAGTGGCCCCCCGAGCTTAATGACTACAATCAAAGATTCTCCCATACGCTGCAGCAGATCAAGCGACGACACGACAGCGTTGTGACGACAGTGGCCCAGGGTATCTTGGAATGGAAGCGGGAACGCCAACGCATGCAGATCGACCCGAccatccagtccttcctcGACCGGTTCTACATGTCTCGCATCGGCATTCGAATGCTAATTGGACAACATATTGCCCTCACGGAACAAACCCATGTGAAACATCCAAATTATGTCGGCATCATCTGTACCAAAACCAATGTGCGCGACATTGCCTTGGAAGCGATTGAAAATGCGCGGTTTGTCTGTGAAGACTATTATGGCCTCTTTGAAGCGCCCAAAGTGCAGCTGGTCTGCAAGGACGATCTCAATTTCATGTATGTGCCGGGCCACCTGTCGCACATGCTCTTTGAGACCTTGAAAAATTCCTTGCGGGCGGTCGTGGAGCAGCATGGGGCCGATCGCGACGAATTCCCCGTGACCAAAGTCATCGTCGCCGAAGGCAAGGAAGACATCACCATCAAAGTCTCCGATGAGGGGGGCGGTATCCCCCGTTCGTCCATTCCCTTGGTCTGGACCTACATGTACACGACGGTTGAACAGACCCCGAGCTTGGATCCGGACTTTGACAAGAGCGACTTCAAGGCACCCATGGCTGGCTTTGGGTACGGTTTGCCGATCAGTCGCTTGTACGCGCGCTACTTTGGAGGTGATCTGAAGTTGATCAGTATGGAAGG ATACGGCACTGACGTCTACCTCCACCTCAACCGACTATCCTCCAGCTCGGAGCCTTTGCAATGA
- a CDS encoding Exocyst complex protein exo70, whose translation MVAPRNTAYAEESAEVEVLYANLEKLNRLTKKIQGSLVRLETGGKVVKEAIGPIYSNTQSLQITNSNIDKVNDAIDRLRQPLDAKNREEGIIRAGPQSAGIMQYLSAMKRVEKALVDLNATNLRSNQKAMSDFNALLSTGSSMLQDTFRAELGQHANPIEPLHYLTKDLPFPSLPEDTVAQLAPLCSAISSAAIIGPQRGKGDSPAIKIYGDVRGPYITGSLQNLSIASLNTVKRRPTDGPYKQGTNGIGIYSNALEAFIVAEHGVIVQIFPGDQQGLTLQATFLGAMGEYSKTLRELNQYIKANLMTDCFLAFEIIEIVTAMSYRIDSKTAELKSLLIEALRPVRETAKFSLSELIEETKRRATNAQLPADAGSIPLVDEVMSSLSTLTGYSGPLASILTSLGDGNWRSDANAPGTAALDVGPNSDTLLSHFIMDMLEALMGSLELRGRAFHRSKVAIGVFMSNVFCVVDRCIRSNNELARHLGDSECIARIDGFRKRATSTYLDAWKDTSQCLLDVQYTSRTGARPSSGGAVDSGAIVKSLSSRDKDAIKEKFKAFNASFEEMVSRHKNIHMEREVRSVLIRELQGLLEPLYSRFYDRYVEIDKGRGKYIKYDKASLAVQLSQLSPAKPDDRMQNFQGHPTSFALVTPKSNLWLDPILSRNPIRTAIMSSSNDIYQTPLNSRYASTEMKYLFSPRMRFSTWRKLWIWLAESQKELGLPITDEAIEQMKAHATIQDDEFKVAAEEEKRRRHDVMAHVHAFGQVAPAAAGIIHWGATSCYCTDNADLILLRDGLDILIPKLAVVIDKLSQFAQQYKDLPCLGFTHGQPAQLVTVGKRACLWIQDLLMDLRNLERARDDLRFRGVKGTTGTQASFLQIFEGDHAKVEKLDELVTEKAGFSSAFIISSQTYSRKIDVDVGNALGSFGSTCERIGIDIRHLAMLKEVEEPFEKDQIGSSAMAYKRNPMRSERLCSLGRHLQNLPKDALDTYSAQWFERSLDDSAIRRISIPELYLTADACLILLNNVSSGFVVYPEVIKRRVNDELPFMATENIIMACVKKGLSRQDAHEEIRVLSHQAADNVKKHGKDNDLLDRIRRTPFFNPILPELDNLLDATTFVGRAPQQVEKFTTTEVAAAVKPYASHIAKGETSSLYV comes from the exons ATGGTGGCCCCTCGGAATACCGCGTATGCGGAGGAGAGCGCCGAGGTGGAAGTTCTCTATGCCAACCTCGAGAAGCTCAATCGCCTTACGAAAAAGATCCAGGGTTCTCTAGTGCGGCTAGAAACCGGTGGCAAGGTCGTCAAGGAGGCTATCGGGCCGATCTACAGCAACACACAGTCACTTCAGATCACAAACAGCAATATTGACAAAGTCAACGATGCCATTGATCGCTTACGTCAACCTCTTGACGCGAAGAACCGCGAGGAAGGCATTATCCGTGCTGG TCCGCAGAGTGCCGGTATCATGCAGTATCTTTCTGCAATGAAGCGAGTTGAGAAAGCGCTGGTCGACCTCAACGCGACGAACCTCAGATCGAATCAAAAAGCTATGTCCGACTTCAACGCTCTCCTCAGTACGGGGAGTAGTATGTTGCAAGATACTTTCAGAGCTGAGCTGGGACAGCATGCAAACCCGATTGAACCGCTTCATTATCTCACAAAAG ACTTACCTTTCCCATCCTTGCCGGAAGACACAGTGGCACAGCTAGCACCGCTTTGCTCTGCTATTAGCTCGGCCGCGATTATTGGGCCTCAGCGCGGTAAAGGTGACAGCCCCGCTATAAAGATCTACGGAGACGTCCGTGGACCATACATTACTGGCAGCCTCCAGAATTTGTCCATTGCATCCCTCAACACAGTGAAGAGACGACCAACAGACGGGCCTTACAAGCAAGGGACAAATGGAATAGGAATTTATTCGAATGCTTTGGAAGCTTTCATAGTCGCCGAACATGGAGTTATTGTTCAAATCTTCCCCGGCGATCAACAGGGACTCACACTCCAGGCGACGTTCCTCGGTGCAATGGGAGAGTATTCAAAGACCCTGCGGGAATTGAATCAATACATCAAGGCCAACCTGATGACCGATTGCTTTTTGGCCTTTGAAATTATCGAGATCGTAACGGCAATGTCATACCGAATTGATTCCAAGACCGCCGAGCTCAAAAGTCTACTGATTGAGGCCTTGCGGCCTGTACGCGAGACCGCAAAGTTTTCGCTTTCGGAGCTGATCGAAGAGACAAAGCGCAGAGCCACCAACGCGCAGCTTCCCGCGGATGCTGGATCGATACCTCTGGTAGACGAAGTGATGAGCTCTTTGTCTACTTTGACTGGATACTCGGGACCTCTAGCGTCTATCTTGACTTCGCTCGGAGATGGCAACTGGCGGTCCGATGCCAATGCCCCCGGGACCGCTGCGCTGGACGTTGGGCCCAACAGTGACACGTTGCTCTCCCATTTCATCATGGATATGCTCGAGGCCCTCATGGGCTCACTCGAGCTACGTGGACGAGCCTTCCATCGATCAAAGGTCGCAATTGGGGTGTTCATGTCCAATGTCTTCTGCGTTGTGGACCGGTGCATTCGGTCAAATAATGAGCTTGCGCGTCATCTGGGCGACTCAGAGTGCATTGCGCGAATCGATGGTTTCCGCAAACGTGCAACCTCAACATATCTCGATGCCTGGAAGGACACGTCCCAGTGCCTGCTGGATGTGCAGTATACGTCCCGAACGGGCGCAAGACCTAGCTCCGGCGGAGCAGTTGATTCTGGTGCCATTGTGAAGAGCTTGTCTTCACGTGACAAGGACGCCATCAAGGAGAAATTCAAGGCGTTCAACGCCAGTTTCGAGGAAATGGTTTCTCGCCACAAGAATATCCACATGGAGCGCGAGGTGCGCTCTGTTCTCATCCGGGAGCTTCAGGGTCTGTTGGAGCCGCTTTACTCTCGGTTCTACGATCGCTACGTTGAGATTGATAAAGGTCGAGGCAAGTATATCAAATACGACAAGGCTAGCCTTGCTGTGCAGTTGTCGCAGCTGTC CCCCGCTAAGCCCGATGATCGCATGCAAAATTTCCAAGGTCATCCCACGTCTTTTGCTCTTGTGACTCCCAAATCAAACTTGTGGCTCGATCCGATATTGTCTCGAAATCCAATTCGGACTGCCATCATGTCTTCCAGCAATGATATCTACCAGACTCCTCTCAACTCGCGCTATGCGA GCACTGAGATGAAGTATCTGTTCTCCCCACGCATGCGCTTCTCTACATGGCGTAAGCTTTGGATTTGGCTCGCTGAGTCCCAAAAAG AGCTCGGCCTCCCTATCACCGACGAGGCCATCGAACAGATGAAGGCCCATGCTACCATCCAAGATGATGAGTTCAAGGTtgctgccgaggaggagaagcgcCGCCGCCACGACGTGATGGCCCATGTTCACGCTTTCGGTCAGGTTGCCCCCGCCGCCGCGGGCATTATTCACTGGGGTGCCACTTCCTGCTACTGCACTGATAATGCCGATTTGATCTTGCTTCGCGATGGTCTGGACATCCTTATTCCCAAGCTTGCGGTCGTCATCGACAAGCTGTCTCAGTTCGCACAGCAATACAAGGACCTGCCTTGCTTGGGCTTCACCCACGGTCAGCCCGCACAGCTTGTGACCGTTGGTAAGCGTGCGTGCTTGTGGATTCAGGATCTACTGATGGACCTGCGCAACCTCGAGCGTGCCCGTGATGATCTACGCTTCCGTGGTGTCAAGGGTACCACCGGTACCCAGGCTTCTTTCTTGCAGATCTTTGAGGGTGACCATGCCAAGGttgagaagctggatgaGCTCGTCACCGAGAAGGCCGGGTTTAGCTCTGccttcatcatctcttctcaGACCTACTCCCGCAAGATCGATGTGGACGTTGGCAACGCCCTCGGTTCTTTTGGTTCCACTTGCGAGCGCATTGGTATTGACATTCGTCACCTGGCCATGCTCAAGGAGGTTGAGGAGCCGTTCGAGAAGGACCAGATTGGTAGCAGTGCCATG GCTTACAAGCGTAACCCTATGCGTTCTGAGCGTCTCTGCTCCCTCGGTCGCCACCTCCAGAACTTGCCCAAGGATGCCTTGGACACCTACTCTGCTCAGTGGTTTGAGCGTTCATTG GATGACAGCGCGATCCGCCGTATCAGCATTCCTGAGCTTTATCTCACCGCCGACGCCTGTCTCATCCTCCTGA ACAACGTCAGCTCTGGATTTGTCGTCTACCCGGAGGTGATCAAGCGTCGTGTTAACGATGAACTTCCTTTCATGGCCAC TGAGAAC ATCATCATGGCCTGTGTGAAGAAGGGTCTGTCTCGTCAAGATGCCCATGAAGAGATCC GTGTTCTCTCCCACCAAGCTGCCGACAACGTCAAGAAACATGGCAAGGACAACGACCTTCTTGACCGGATTCGCCGCACACCTTTCTTCAACCCCATCCTTCCAGAGCTGGACAACCTCCTGGATGCGACCACCTTTGTGGGCCGCGCTCCTCAGCAAGTGGAGAagttcaccaccaccgaggTCGCTGCTGCCGTCAAGCCCTACGCCTCTCACATTGCCAAGGGCGAGACCTCCTCCCTGTATGTCTAG
- a CDS encoding U6 snRNA-associated Sm-like protein LSm4, whose amino-acid sequence MLPLGLLTAAQGHPMLVELKNGETLNGHLVTCDNWMNLILREVVQTSPEGDKFFRLPEVYVRGNNIKYLRVPDEIIEIVKEQQQHQPQNRRGGRDGDRGRGRGRGGRGQGRGRGGRGGVIVGVLELRPDRRAYVLPLRSDVIKGTRYPAA is encoded by the exons ATG CTTCCTCTGGGACTTCTCACGGCCGCTCAGGGCCACCCAATGTTGGTCGAGCTTAAGAATGGCGAAACACTGAACGGTCACTTGGTCACGTGCGACAACTGGATGAACCTGATTCTGCGCGAGGTCGTACAAACCAGTCCTGAGGGCGACAAGTTCTTCAGACTACCCGAAGTCTATGTGCGCGGCAACAAC ATCAAATACCTCCGTGTCCccgatgagatcatcgaAATTGTGAAGGAACAGCAACAACATCAACCACAAAACCGCCGCGGAGGACGAGACGGCGATCGCGGGAGAGGCCGCGGCCGTGGCGGCCGGGGCCAAGGTCGCGGCCGTGGTGGACGTGGTGGTGTGATCGTGGGGGTCCTTGAATTGAGACCTGATAGGCGTGCTTATGTATTGCCTCTTAGGAGCGACGTGATCAAAGGAACGAGATACCCTGCAGCATAG
- a CDS encoding Histone acetyltransferase type B catalytic subunit: MALEDEWTCDANDALHITIVQPGETKPKTLSAFHPQFTYPIFGDEEQIFGYKGLIIRLRFAAHDLRPHIHISYDDRFRAVGEVTAADILGILKPFAPEEAFINLADYEQAIQDDPEAKDFTPPGKLVNTYQADERTYEIWAGSLADPAVRLILDRAQILVSLFIEAGTPLETDDPEWTLDRWMIYFVYEKVKPSTPSSSSYSIVGYATTYRYWLYQRDRSVPPVVKDDAFPLPEIKLSELPSRLRIAQFLILPSHHRAGHGTHLYTTIHTSCIADPTIIELTVEDPNESFDALRDAADFCLLQPEFEKYQVDINPDPRGAYSRKERIQSVPTAELIPIKTLEGIRASFKIESTQFAHIVEMYLLSRIPESHRLAGGANLARLLIKKARAEDPNDRRYYWWRVLIKQRLFKKHKELLQELEVLDRVEKLDDTVRNVEEGYEITLSAVKERLSEPAVEQAVVTSGPRQKRKLAIEDDEDEQDEDADETELAKRPKI; encoded by the exons ATGGCGCTAGAAGATGAGT GGACATGCGACGCCAATGATGCGCTCCACATCACGATTGTGCAACCGGGCGAGACGAAGCCAAAAACACTCTCTGCCTTTCACCCTCAATTCACCTACCCCATTTTCGGGGATGAAGAGCAGATTTTTGGGTATAAAGGCTTGATCATTCGACTGCGCTTTGCCGCCCATGACCTACGACCACACATTCACATATCATATGACGATCGGTTCAGAGCTGTGGGTGAAGTCACTGCTGCGGACATCCTCGGCATTCTCAAGCCATTTGCACCAGAAG AAGCTTTTATCAATCTGGCAGACTACGAGCAGGCGATTCAGGATGATCCCGAGGCAAAAGATTTCACACCTCCTGGAAAGCTTGTCAACACATATCAGGCAGATGAACGGACATATGAGATCTGGGCAGGCTCACTCGCGGATCCGGCAGTGCGACTTATCCTTGACCGGGCCCAGATTCTCGTGTCACTTTTCATCGAGGCCGGCACACCCTTGGAGACAGATGACCCTGAGTGGACTCTGGATCGGTGGATGATTTACTTTGT TTATGAAAAAGTGAAGCCTTcaacgccatcatcatcatcatactcaATCGTTGGGTACGCCACAACCTACCGGTACTGGCTCTACCAACGTGATCGCTCTGTGCCCCCAGTTGTGAAAGATGATGCTTTTCCACTGCCCGAGATCAAACTCTCAGAACTTCCTTCACGACTTCGCATCGCACAattcctcatcctcccctcACATCACCGAGCCGGCCACGGCACACATCTCTACACAACGATCCACACCTCGTGTATCGCAGATCCCACGATCATCGAATTGACGGTCGAGGACCCAAATGAGAGCTTTGATGCCCTGCGAGATGCCGCTGACTTCTGTCTTCTACAACCTGAATTCGAGAAATACCAGGTTGATATTAACCCGGATCCCCGGGGCGCTTACTCGCGCAAAGAGCGCATCCAATCCGTCCCCACGGCAGAGCTCATTCCAATTAAGACTTTGGAAGGAATCCGCGCGTCTTTCAAGATAGAGTCAACTCAATTCGCACACATTGTCGAAATGTACCTCCTCAGTCGAATTCCCGAGAGTCATCGCCTGGCTGGTGGTGCCAACCTGGCGCGTTTGTTAATCAAAAAGGCGCGAGCGGAGGACCCGAACGACCGGAGATACTATTGGTGGCGCGTACTCATCAAACAGCGCCTATTCAAAAAGCATAAGGAACTGTTGCAGGAATTGGAGGTGCTTGATCGAGTGGAAAAGCTCGATGATACGGTACGCAATGTTGAGGAGGGATATGAGATCACCTTGTCTGCTGTGAAGGAACGGCTATCGGAGCCTGCTGTGGAGCAGGCGGTTGTGACCTCTGGTCCCCGTCAAAAACGCAAACTCgccattgaagatgacgaggatgaacaGGATGAGGATGCGGACGAGACCGAGCTAGCCAAACGTCCCAAAATTTAA